The genomic region GAGAAATCAACCTCGACCTTGGATCTTACTCCTTGAGGAGCGATGTAGCCGATCTACACATTCCGATCCGTCGATCCGAAGCCACCACCATGCAGATCCGTCAGACGCCATCGTCACACAATCCGACTCCNNNNNNNNNNNNNNNNNNNNCACATTTGTATTCTTCTTTGTACTGCAAACTCAAACAAATCCCAATCACATACAAACACATATATAGATAGTCAATGATACAGAGGAAGGAAGACGGAGAATTAAACCCTAACCTCGGAGAAATCAACCTCGACCTTGGATCTTACTCCTTGAGGAGCGATGTAGCCGATCTACACATTCCGATCCGTCGATCCGAAGCCACCACCATGCAGATCCGTCAGACGCCATCGTCACACAATCCGACTCCACGAGAGGGAGCACAACCAGAAGCGCCAGCGCCTCGCGATTCTGCTCAGGATAAGTGGCCGGAGTCAGAGATCGGCGAGCTCTGACGACAAAGCACGAGCCGGATCTGGATTCAAGCACGAGCTGAGGTTCGTCGTGTCGAGGCCGAGGAGCGTCGCCGGCGTGGCTGAGGACCTCGCGGTTCTGCTCGGAATAAGTGGCTGGAGTCAGAGATCGGCGAGCTTTGATGACGAAGCACGAGCCGGATCTGGATTCAAGCACGAGCTGAGGTTCATCGTGTCGAGGCCGAGGAGCGTCGCCGGCGTGGCTGAGGAGTGTCGCCGTCGAGGCTTCGACGGTTGATGCCTTAACGAGAGAGAGAGAGAGAGAGAGAGAGAGAGAGAGAGAGAGAGAGAGAGATTAGAGAGAGAAGAGTTTAATTATCAATACAGGGTATACTCATAAATTTTATTAAAAAATACATTGAAATAGGCTAAAAGAAGAGAGAGATTAGAGAGAGAAGAGTTTGATTATCAATACAGGGTATACTCATAATTTTATTAAAAATCATTGAAATAGGCTAAAAGAAAAGATTTACATTGAAGTGGGTATTAAAATCCCTGTTTTTGTGCATTTGGGCATTTTCCCTTACTAAAATATTGATACGGATTTCATGGGAGAAAATAACAGTCACTCTATTAATATTTAATGACGGTGTACAAACAAAACATACAGGATGATATCTATCAGTTTTTATATATATATATATATTTATTTATTTCTTTTTTCCTCTTGGATACTTACTGATATTGGTATCTAATTAATCCCGATATTTGAAATTGTTATGGTCATTTGCATTTATCAAAGAAATGAAACAAATTAAACGTTACAAACCGGGTTCTCAGAGACAACTGAACCCGTGGACAGGCCTCCTCCAGGTTGGCTTAAAATTAACATTGATGGTGCTTTTGATTCTTCTATTCATTGTGGAGGGATTGGTGTGGTGATTAGGGACTCAGGCTTCTGTGGTGGGTGGTATGTACGTGTTTGAGATTGGAGAATGTTTATTCACCTGAGATGGTAGAGGCAGAGGCAGGTAGAGCTGCTATTGAGCTATCAAGGGAATTTAGTTTATCCCCCATTGTGTTGGAATTTGACCGTCTTAAGTTGATTAAGACTACACAAAGTGATGGTGTTGATGATTTGGGGTGATAGTTGCAGACATTCGACGCAATTTGGAGTTTATTTATTTATTTATTTTTTGTTCATGTTTATAGGGAAGCCAGCTTACTTGCACGTATATAGAACAACTAAATTCGGGCTTCTTCTGATTCCAGTAGTCGCTGGTATGGTTCTGTTCCACCCAGCGCACAAAGTTTTAGCCTATATTTGTAACAACTGATTCTCTTAATAAAATTATCGTCGCTATTTAAAAAAATAAGAAATGAAACAGAAGAAATAAATGGTGCATGTCATTTGTTCTATCAAATGATAACGTTGTAAAAGCGTGTAAAGGGGTTGCATACAGTCAATATTTTAATAGTGAGTTAAATATTTTTCTAAAACAAACGCACAATAGGGTGATCGTGGAAACTCTACGAGCTTGTGGAACGTACATTAAGGAAAGAGAGGAGGAAGACAAACATGATATGTAATATGACAAGATTATGACCTCAGTTTCATTACTGTTCTCAAACTAGTTCACCGCCAAGCATGAAATCCCGGCAGGTTCATCGTAACAATTGTGTCTCGGAGGCCAGATGCCACCATTTTACCTTCTCTGCTGAGCTCAACATATACACACGTCCCGGTTTACAATATTTCCGTCTAAGGAGGTGGTAGCCTTCACATGCTCAAGTGTTATCTGCCAAAATGCTCAAGGGCCAAGTAAGTCCTTCCGAGTCTAGATCTTTGTCCCAAGTGCATAAGTAACCACCTACTTTACTTAATTTCTTTTGTATGTTACTACCCGCTACTTACTATAAATAGCATCAAGCATAGGCTATATATTCCACACAGAATCAGAAGTAGTACGACCTCAAATAGGTTCAGTATGTTGCCCAGGAAGATGAGTTTCAATGTTTTCCTACGTCTTCTGATTGCTCTTGGTCTCCTCTTTTCAGCAGTGGCAGCTGGCCATATTGTTACCAAAGATGAGAAGCCAGGTTACTTCAATGCATTGATCAAATTTCCTTTTTGTTTAGTTATGTATAAATTGCATGCATGTATATATAGATATACTGACCAAGATAATTTTATGTTTATGTGTGCAGTAGATGATTGCAGTGGTGTTCTTGGTCGACGCGGTAGCTGCCATAGCTATGCCGGTGAGCGTCGTGTGATTGTGAGAGATGAATCAGTCCTGCCACAAACACGTGAGTCAGAAAATATTCACATACTTATTTTCTTCTCCTAAATCTACAATATCTTAAACATTCATCTTTTCATGCAGAAGACGAGAAAAAAGAATCAAATGCAGTGAGCCGTGGTGATAATATTGAAGTTGATAATGGACGTGATCACCATGGTGGATATGGTGGTAGTGGAGGACAAGGAAGTGGTGGCAGTGGTGGAGGTGGATACGGAGGTGGCGGTGGTGGTGGAGGAAAAGGCAGCGGACATGGAGGAGGTGGTGGACAAGGTGGAGGACATGGAGGCGGCGGTGGACAAGGTGGTGGACATGGAGGTGGCGGCGGACAAGGTGGAGGACATGGAGGCGGCGGCGGACAAGGTGGAGGACATGGAGGAGGCGGTGGACAAGGTGGAGGACATGGAGGTGGTGGTGGACAAGGTGGAGGACATGGAGGCGGTGGTGGAAAAGGTAGTGGACATGGAGGCGGTAAAGGAGGTGGTAAAGGCAGTGGTGGAGGACAAGGAGGAGGCGGACAAGGTGGTGGAGGACAAGGAGGTGGCGGACAAGGTGGTGGTGGATACGGAGGTGGAGGTGGCGGAAAAGGTGGTGGAGGAAAAGGAGGCGGTAAAGGTGGTGGTGGCGGACAAGGTGGTGGAGGACAAGGAGGGGGCGGACAAGGTGGTGGTGGATATGGAGGTGGCGGCGGAAAAGGTGGGGGTGGACAAGGAGGCGGAGGACAAAGTGGTGGTGGTGGATATGGAGGTGGTAGCGGCGGACAAGGTGGGGTGGACAAGGAGGTGGGGGTGAANNNNNNNNNNNNNNNNNNNNNNNNNNNNNNNNNNNNNNNNNNNNNNNNNNNNNNNNNNNNNNNNNNNNNNNNNNNNNNNNNNNNNNNNNNNNNNNNNNNNNNNNNNNNNNNNNNNNNNNNNNNNNNNNNNNNNNNNNNNNNNNNNNNNNNNNNNNNNNNNNNNNNNNNNNNNNNNNNNNNNNNNNNNNNNNNNNNNNNNNNNNNNNNNNNNNNNNNNNNNNNNNNNNNNNNNNNNNNNNNNNNNNNNNNNNNNNNNNNNNNNNNNNNNNNNNNNNNNNNNNNNNNNNNNNNNNNNNNNNNNNNNNNNNNNNNNNNNNNNNNNNNNNNNNNNNNNNNNNNAAGGAGGAGGACAAGGTGGTGGTGGATATGGAGGTGGTAGCGGTGGAAAAGGTGGCAGTGGAAAAGGAGGCGGTGGACAAGGAGGTGGTAAAGGTGGTGGTGGAGGGCATGGAGGATACGGAGGAGGCGGCGGACAAGGTGGAGGACACGGAGGTGGTGGTGGACAAGGTGGAGGACACGGAGGAGGTAAAGGAGGTGGCGGCGGACAAGGCGGAGGATACGGAGGTGGCGGCGGACATGGAGGAGGTAAAGGAGGCGGTAGTGGTGGATATGGAGGCGGGGGTGGCGGTTTCTAGACCTAGAATGAGACTTCCGACCTCCTTTATAAAATAGACTGTGTACGTAAATAAGAACAATGTACTATATGTACTGTACGGAAATATGAGTACGTGGAGTTGCATCACATACAAATATGGTGCTACAATCTTGGGCAATAATGGATCATGCAAGT from Fragaria vesca subsp. vesca linkage group LG3, FraVesHawaii_1.0, whole genome shotgun sequence harbors:
- the LOC101296079 gene encoding uncharacterized protein LOC101296079, with product MLPRKMSFNVFLRLLIALGLLFSAVAAGHIVTKDEKPVDDCSGVLGRRGSCHSYAGERRVIVRDESVLPQTLEDKEVVAVVEVDTEVAVVVEEKAADMEEVVDKVEDMEAAVDKVVDMEVAADKVEDMEAAADKVEDMEEAVDKVEDMEVVVDKVEDMEAVVEKVVDMEAVKEVVKAVVEDKEEADKVVEDKEVADKVVVDTEVEVAEKVVEEKEAVKVVVADKVVEDKEGADKVVVDMEVAAEKVGVDKEAEDKVVVVDMEVVAADKEEDKVVVDMEVVAVEKVAVEKEAVDKEVVKVVVEGMEDTEEAADKVEDTEVVVDKVEDTEEVKEVAADKAEDTEVAADMEEVKEAVVVDMEAGVAVSRPRMRLPTSFIK